In a single window of the Streptomyces sp. NBC_00094 genome:
- a CDS encoding DUF2087 domain-containing protein translates to MTSHPSRPLADLFAADGRLKAIPRKPARREALLAHLTATLFDTDRSYRESEVNEALLTVHEDFSALRRYLVIGGFLARTKDGAAYHRQQQPGSPGGAIPAVA, encoded by the coding sequence ATGACCAGTCATCCTTCCCGCCCCCTCGCGGACCTGTTCGCCGCCGACGGGCGCCTCAAGGCGATCCCGCGCAAGCCCGCGCGCCGCGAAGCGCTCCTCGCGCACCTCACCGCGACCCTCTTCGACACGGACCGGTCCTACCGTGAGTCCGAGGTCAACGAGGCCCTGCTCACCGTGCACGAGGACTTCTCGGCGCTGCGCCGCTACCTCGTGATCGGCGGCTTCCTCGCCCGTACGAAGGATGGCGCGGCCTACCACCGACAGCAGCAGCCCGGGTCCCCCGGAGGTGCGATCCCCGCCGTCGCGTGA
- a CDS encoding LysE family transporter, giving the protein MTAAVVAGLLAGYGIAIPVGAVGAHLVAVAARSPWRTGAGAALGIAAADGLYAVLAVLGGAALVPLLAPVATPLRWASAVVLVVLAAVSTRAAVRTYRAGPATVEAPPPAPRRAFLTFLGITILNPMTVVYFTALVLGGHSTTGSAEATAFVVAAFAASASWQLLLATGGTLLGHLVTGPRGRLATALASGALITALAVGLVV; this is encoded by the coding sequence GTGACGGCCGCGGTGGTGGCCGGCCTGCTGGCCGGCTACGGCATCGCGATCCCGGTCGGCGCCGTCGGCGCCCACCTGGTGGCGGTCGCGGCGCGTTCCCCGTGGCGTACGGGGGCGGGCGCGGCCCTCGGTATCGCCGCCGCGGACGGTCTCTACGCCGTGCTCGCGGTCCTCGGAGGCGCAGCCCTCGTCCCCCTCCTCGCCCCGGTGGCGACCCCCCTGCGCTGGGCGTCGGCCGTGGTCCTCGTGGTCCTGGCGGCCGTGTCCACCCGGGCGGCGGTCCGTACGTACCGCGCCGGCCCGGCCACCGTCGAGGCCCCGCCCCCGGCCCCCCGGCGCGCGTTCCTCACCTTCCTGGGGATCACGATCCTCAACCCCATGACGGTGGTCTACTTCACCGCCCTCGTCCTCGGCGGCCACTCGACGACGGGCTCGGCCGAGGCCACGGCCTTCGTCGTCGCGGCCTTCGCGGCCTCGGCGAGCTGGCAGCTCCTCCTCGCCACCGGCGGCACGCTCCTCGGCCACCTCGTCACGGGCCCCCGCGGCCGCCTGGCCACGGCCCTCGCCTCGGGAGCCCTGATCACGGCGCTGGCGGTGGGGCTGGTGGTGTGA
- a CDS encoding amino acid permease, producing the protein MIALGGAIGAGLFVGSGFGIAAAGPGILVSYALAGVLTVLVMRMLGEMSAARPVTGSFAEHARAAFGPWAGLLAGWMYWALLVVSVAAEAVGAAHIVEGWVPAVPGWAWVAVFMSVFTVSNLAGVRNFGEVEFWFAGLKIAAIVGFLVLGAVALAGLLPGHVPPGTAHLTGDGGFLPHGWYGVAVGMVAAVFAFGGLETVTIAAAECDDPVRAVRNGVRAVMWRVAVCYLGSMAVIVALVPWNDPAVADGPYAAVMARIGVPGAADVMKAVVLVALLSAMNANIYGSSRMLFAQVGRGDAPRALGRVRTGVPYAAVLASAAFGFVSVVLSLLWPRTVFPFLLNSIGAAILVVWALIAASHLRLHGTSARAVVALAGIGGVLLFMLGDAASRVQILTTGAWAAALLGWALVRSLRRSRTAPGTDPLPS; encoded by the coding sequence ATGATCGCGTTGGGCGGTGCCATCGGCGCCGGGCTCTTCGTGGGGTCCGGGTTCGGGATCGCGGCCGCCGGGCCCGGGATCCTCGTCTCGTACGCCCTCGCCGGCGTCCTGACCGTCCTCGTGATGCGGATGCTCGGCGAGATGTCCGCCGCACGGCCGGTCACGGGCTCCTTCGCGGAGCACGCGAGGGCGGCGTTCGGGCCGTGGGCCGGGCTCCTCGCCGGGTGGATGTACTGGGCGCTGCTCGTCGTGAGCGTCGCCGCCGAGGCCGTCGGGGCCGCGCACATCGTCGAGGGCTGGGTGCCGGCCGTGCCCGGCTGGGCGTGGGTGGCCGTCTTCATGAGCGTGTTCACCGTGAGCAACCTCGCGGGCGTACGGAACTTCGGCGAGGTGGAGTTCTGGTTCGCCGGCCTCAAGATCGCCGCGATCGTCGGGTTCCTCGTCCTCGGCGCCGTCGCGCTGGCGGGCCTGCTGCCCGGTCACGTCCCGCCCGGGACCGCGCACCTCACCGGTGACGGCGGCTTCCTGCCGCACGGCTGGTACGGCGTCGCCGTCGGCATGGTCGCGGCCGTCTTCGCCTTCGGGGGCCTGGAGACCGTGACCATCGCCGCGGCCGAGTGCGACGACCCGGTCCGCGCGGTGCGCAACGGCGTACGGGCCGTCATGTGGCGGGTCGCGGTCTGCTACCTCGGCTCGATGGCCGTCATCGTCGCCCTCGTCCCGTGGAACGACCCCGCCGTCGCCGACGGCCCGTACGCCGCCGTGATGGCCCGCATCGGCGTCCCCGGCGCCGCCGACGTCATGAAGGCCGTCGTCCTCGTGGCCCTCCTGTCCGCCATGAACGCCAACATCTACGGCTCCTCGCGGATGCTGTTCGCCCAGGTCGGGCGCGGCGACGCACCCCGCGCGCTCGGCCGGGTCCGTACCGGAGTCCCCTACGCGGCCGTCCTCGCCTCGGCCGCCTTCGGCTTCGTCTCGGTCGTCCTCAGCCTGCTCTGGCCCCGGACCGTCTTCCCGTTCCTGCTCAACTCCATCGGCGCCGCGATCCTCGTCGTCTGGGCCCTGATCGCCGCCTCCCACCTGCGCCTGCACGGTACGTCCGCACGCGCGGTCGTCGCCCTCGCGGGCATCGGCGGGGTGCTGCTCTTCATGCTGGGCGACGCGGCCAGCCGCGTACAGATCCTGACGACGGGCGCGTGGGCGGCGGCCCTGCTGGGGTGGGCCCTGGTCAGGAGCCTCAGGCGGTCGCGTACCGCGCCAGGAACAGATCCACTCCCGAGCTGA
- a CDS encoding TetR/AcrR family transcriptional regulator: MGAETQDAQGAIDEYGIPIIPDPADAASRKRQAIIDAALAEFLAEGYSAASMDAITRGSGVSKATIYKHFGSKERLFLAVIGGVLPKTYADLEPSNSTIADAPDLRAALLRLTTEWARILLRPDIMSLRRLVIGEIDRFPQLGQLWYRVSYDMNNGPLVEAFTELNARGTLDAPDPKLAVQQLVAVTVGVPQLVRTFSPDAAIEDAELTRVISSGVDLFLARYATA, encoded by the coding sequence ATGGGAGCCGAGACGCAGGACGCCCAGGGCGCCATCGACGAGTACGGCATCCCGATCATCCCGGACCCCGCCGACGCGGCCTCGCGCAAGCGTCAGGCGATCATCGACGCCGCGCTCGCCGAGTTCCTCGCCGAGGGCTACTCCGCGGCCTCCATGGACGCGATCACCCGCGGTTCCGGCGTCTCCAAGGCGACGATCTACAAGCACTTCGGCAGCAAGGAGCGCCTGTTCCTGGCCGTCATCGGCGGGGTCCTGCCGAAGACGTACGCCGATCTGGAGCCCTCCAACTCCACCATCGCCGACGCCCCCGACCTGCGCGCGGCGCTCCTGCGGCTCACCACCGAGTGGGCGCGGATCCTGCTGCGGCCCGACATCATGTCGCTGCGGCGGCTGGTCATCGGCGAGATAGACCGCTTCCCGCAGCTCGGCCAGCTCTGGTACCGGGTCAGCTACGACATGAACAACGGCCCTCTCGTCGAGGCCTTCACCGAGCTGAACGCGCGCGGCACGCTCGACGCGCCCGACCCGAAGCTCGCCGTGCAGCAGCTCGTCGCCGTGACGGTGGGCGTGCCGCAGCTCGTCCGTACGTTCTCACCCGACGCGGCGATCGAGGACGCCGAGCTGACGCGGGTGATCAGCTCGGGAGTGGATCTGTTCCTGGCGCGGTACGCGACCGCCTGA
- a CDS encoding MFS transporter, producing MPTPLATGVAEARPERVRGGGPRLTLLAAPAAMGVSGPTLTLTEAAHGLDVPAGAAAWLMTAYGIGMVVGTPLLSAAGGRRGPAGTVRAGAALVVLGAALALAAPNLPLAVAGRALEAAGAAGLNVAAFQIAGRDRSGRASGLVAIGSAVGGTTGLFAGAAVAGALGWRAALVLPLLSLLALAPALRLAGRAAGPETGARLGPGSGRRPSRTAPLPLDVLRDPGFRTAAGLMLALSTVNFALLYGAPRRVAALTGWSGVETGAAASVATLVGAVLSWQLVRAAPALGARRVRLLLVGGSLTAIALAAFAPWAAVVLVGSAASSLVTAGGQGLLTGAATERLPEARHGTAIGLFNLAFLIGVAVGPALAEALTGA from the coding sequence ATGCCTACTCCCCTGGCCACTGGCGTCGCGGAGGCCCGCCCCGAGCGGGTCCGGGGCGGCGGCCCCCGCCTCACCCTGCTCGCCGCACCCGCCGCGATGGGCGTGTCCGGGCCGACGCTGACCCTGACCGAGGCCGCCCACGGACTCGACGTCCCGGCGGGGGCGGCGGCCTGGCTGATGACGGCGTACGGGATCGGCATGGTCGTCGGCACCCCCCTGCTGTCCGCCGCGGGCGGGCGGCGCGGTCCCGCCGGGACCGTCCGGGCCGGTGCCGCCCTCGTCGTCCTGGGCGCGGCCCTCGCCCTCGCCGCCCCGAACCTGCCCCTGGCCGTCGCCGGGCGCGCCCTGGAGGCGGCGGGCGCGGCGGGGTTGAACGTCGCGGCCTTCCAGATAGCCGGCCGGGACCGCTCCGGCCGGGCGTCCGGTCTCGTCGCGATCGGCAGCGCGGTCGGCGGCACGACGGGCCTCTTCGCCGGCGCGGCCGTCGCCGGGGCGCTCGGCTGGCGCGCGGCGCTCGTACTCCCGCTCCTCAGCCTGCTCGCCCTCGCCCCGGCGCTGCGGCTCGCGGGCCGCGCGGCAGGACCGGAGACCGGGGCCCGGCTCGGGCCCGGAAGCGGGCGACGTCCGTCCCGTACCGCCCCGCTCCCCCTCGACGTCCTGCGCGACCCCGGATTCCGTACCGCCGCCGGGCTCATGCTCGCGCTCTCCACCGTCAACTTCGCGCTGCTGTACGGAGCTCCGCGCCGCGTCGCCGCGCTCACCGGCTGGAGCGGCGTGGAGACCGGCGCGGCGGCCTCGGTCGCCACCCTCGTGGGCGCGGTGCTGTCCTGGCAGCTGGTCCGGGCCGCCCCCGCCCTGGGCGCACGGCGGGTACGACTGCTCCTCGTGGGCGGGTCCCTGACGGCGATCGCCCTGGCGGCGTTCGCGCCCTGGGCCGCGGTGGTCCTGGTCGGCTCGGCGGCGAGCTCGCTCGTCACGGCCGGCGGTCAGGGGCTGCTCACCGGGGCGGCGACCGAACGGCTACCGGAGGCGCGGCACGGGACCGCGATCGGACTGTTCAACCTGGCGTTCCTCATCGGCGTCGCGGTCGGCCCGGCCCTGGCGGAGGCCCTGACGGGGGCCTGA
- a CDS encoding NADPH-dependent FMN reductase, with translation MTTSTLLAISGSLRTDSHNTQLLRAAQKFNTGQEIEIYEGLREIPPYDQDLDTPELRPAAVAELRRRVMEADGLLIATPEFNYSIPGVLKNALDWLSTDWTRTEGLPLNRKPTAILGAAPTNFGTVRAQLALRQVFVWTDSDVVVKPEVQVFRSHERFDAEGNLTDEVTIELLQGLLTSLQSKIDAAKAAGA, from the coding sequence ATGACCACGTCCACGCTCCTCGCCATCTCCGGCTCGCTCCGCACCGACTCGCACAACACGCAACTCCTGCGCGCCGCCCAGAAGTTCAACACCGGCCAGGAGATCGAGATCTACGAGGGCCTGCGCGAGATCCCGCCGTACGACCAGGACCTCGACACCCCCGAGCTGCGCCCGGCCGCCGTCGCCGAGCTCCGCCGGCGGGTCATGGAGGCGGACGGACTGCTCATCGCCACCCCGGAGTTCAACTACTCCATCCCCGGCGTCCTCAAGAACGCCCTCGACTGGCTGAGCACCGACTGGACCCGCACCGAGGGCCTGCCCCTGAACCGGAAGCCCACCGCGATCCTCGGCGCCGCGCCCACCAACTTCGGCACCGTCCGCGCGCAGCTCGCGCTCCGCCAGGTCTTCGTCTGGACGGACAGCGACGTCGTCGTGAAGCCGGAGGTGCAGGTGTTCCGCTCGCACGAGCGCTTCGACGCCGAGGGCAACCTCACGGACGAGGTGACGATCGAGCTCCTCCAGGGCCTTCTGACGAGCCTTCAGTCCAAGATCGACGCGGCGAAGGCGGCCGGGGCATGA
- a CDS encoding MBL fold metallo-hydrolase, with the protein MTAPPTVTYVGTATVLLRIGDLTVLTDPALDPAPADYPAARPLHRTAGPALTVDLLPPIGLVLLSHDQHADNLDRTGRKVLGRAARVLTTPEAAERLGGRAEGLAPWESREVTVGATTVRVTATPARHGPEGTEGVTGPVTGFVVEYGVDGVERADETDETLQPLQPLQPLQTVEAIETIESGTLYFSGDTVRHEALAEIGERFAIDTAFLHLGDAHFPATGDLAFSMSAREGAALTRTLGARTVIPLHFDSWAHFTEDPARIGEAFAAPDLKGRLRVLRPGVAETL; encoded by the coding sequence ATGACCGCCCCGCCCACGGTGACGTACGTGGGGACGGCGACGGTACTCCTCCGGATCGGCGACCTGACCGTCCTCACGGACCCGGCCCTCGACCCGGCCCCCGCCGACTACCCGGCGGCCCGCCCGCTGCACCGCACGGCCGGCCCGGCGCTCACCGTCGACCTGCTGCCGCCCATCGGCCTGGTCCTGCTCTCCCACGACCAGCACGCCGACAACCTCGACCGGACCGGCCGGAAGGTCCTCGGTCGGGCGGCGCGCGTACTCACCACGCCGGAGGCCGCCGAACGCCTCGGCGGCCGGGCGGAGGGTCTCGCGCCGTGGGAGAGCCGCGAGGTCACGGTCGGCGCGACGACGGTGCGGGTCACGGCGACCCCGGCCCGGCACGGCCCGGAGGGTACGGAGGGGGTCACGGGCCCGGTGACGGGCTTCGTCGTCGAGTACGGGGTCGACGGGGTCGAGAGGGCCGACGAGACTGACGAGACCCTCCAGCCCCTCCAGCCCCTCCAGCCCCTCCAGACCGTCGAGGCCATCGAGACCATCGAGTCGGGCACCCTCTACTTCTCCGGCGACACCGTCCGCCACGAGGCCCTGGCGGAGATCGGCGAACGCTTCGCGATCGACACGGCCTTCCTCCACCTGGGCGACGCCCACTTCCCGGCCACCGGTGACCTGGCGTTCTCGATGAGCGCCCGGGAGGGCGCCGCCCTGACCCGCACCCTCGGCGCGCGCACGGTGATCCCGCTGCACTTCGACTCCTGGGCCCACTTCACGGAGGACCCGGCCCGCATCGGGGAGGCGTTCGCGGCCCCGGACCTGAAGGGCCGCCTCCGCGTTCTCCGCCCCGGCGTCGCCGAGACGCTGTGA
- a CDS encoding dihydrofolate reductase family protein codes for MRTLISTAFISLDGVVEGPGGEPGYRNSGWTFKDVEFLPEAFEIKGREQKEASAILLGRTSYEAFSPVWPDMEEFADYKVMPKYVVSTTLTEDDLVSNWGETTILRSLDEVAALKETEGGPIIVHGSATLNQALSDAGLIDRYHLLVFPLLLGAGKRLFSTTDKDTQKLKLVEHEAYANGLQKQVFDVVR; via the coding sequence ATGCGTACGCTGATCAGCACCGCCTTCATCTCGCTCGACGGCGTCGTCGAGGGCCCGGGCGGCGAGCCCGGCTACCGGAACTCCGGCTGGACCTTCAAGGACGTCGAGTTCCTGCCCGAGGCGTTCGAGATCAAGGGCCGGGAGCAGAAGGAGGCGAGCGCGATCCTGCTGGGCCGGACCAGCTACGAGGCGTTCAGCCCCGTGTGGCCCGACATGGAGGAGTTCGCCGACTACAAGGTCATGCCGAAGTACGTCGTCTCCACCACCCTCACCGAGGACGACCTCGTCTCGAACTGGGGCGAGACGACGATCCTGCGCTCGCTCGACGAGGTCGCCGCGCTGAAGGAGACCGAGGGCGGCCCGATCATCGTCCACGGCAGCGCCACCCTCAACCAGGCCCTGTCGGACGCGGGCCTGATCGACCGCTACCACCTGCTGGTCTTCCCGCTGCTCCTCGGTGCGGGCAAGCGGCTCTTCAGCACCACGGACAAGGACACCCAGAAGCTGAAGCTCGTCGAGCACGAGGCCTACGCCAACGGTCTGCAGAAGCAGGTCTTCGACGTCGTCCGCTGA
- a CDS encoding PIG-L deacetylase family protein: MRDMEDSATNGPDHTAPEQTDGAPDRGAPASLLVVAAHPDDIEFCVSGTVMQWIERGTRVTYCIVTDGGAGGYDELLPRQAMADLRRAEQVHSAKLSGVADVRFLGYPDSFVEASVELRRDLCRVIREVRPQRAIIPSPEINWARVADLHPDHRAVGDACLRAVYPEARNPFAHAQLLKEEGLEPWTVHELWLMTGPTPDQYVDVTSVFDRKVEALRIHTSQTAHFDDLAGLLRTWLGEHAAAGGLPPGRMAEAFQIVHID; the protein is encoded by the coding sequence ATGAGGGACATGGAGGACTCCGCGACGAACGGCCCGGACCACACCGCACCCGAGCAGACGGACGGGGCGCCGGACCGGGGCGCACCCGCATCCCTGCTGGTCGTGGCCGCGCACCCGGACGACATCGAGTTCTGCGTCAGCGGCACGGTCATGCAGTGGATCGAGCGCGGCACCCGCGTCACGTACTGCATCGTCACGGACGGCGGCGCGGGCGGTTACGACGAGCTGCTCCCCCGGCAGGCGATGGCGGACCTGCGCCGCGCCGAGCAGGTCCACTCGGCCAAGCTCAGCGGCGTCGCCGACGTCCGCTTCCTCGGCTACCCCGACAGCTTCGTGGAGGCCTCCGTCGAGTTGCGGCGCGACCTGTGCCGGGTCATCCGCGAAGTACGCCCGCAGCGGGCCATCATCCCGTCCCCCGAGATCAACTGGGCGCGCGTCGCCGACCTCCACCCCGACCACCGCGCCGTCGGGGACGCCTGCCTGCGCGCGGTCTACCCCGAGGCCCGCAACCCCTTCGCGCACGCGCAGCTCCTGAAGGAGGAGGGCCTCGAACCCTGGACGGTCCACGAACTGTGGTTGATGACGGGCCCCACCCCCGACCAGTACGTCGACGTCACCTCGGTCTTCGACCGCAAGGTCGAGGCCCTGCGCATCCACACCTCCCAGACGGCCCACTTCGACGACCTCGCCGGCCTGCTCCGCACATGGCTCGGCGAACACGCGGCGGCGGGCGGGCTGCCGCCGGGACGGATGGCGGAGGCCTTCCAGATCGTGCACATCGACTGA